Proteins encoded within one genomic window of Hahella chejuensis KCTC 2396:
- a CDS encoding transcriptional regulator: MSVTERIEQLLLERGVHRRQVKRKISNTCGVRYETVRQWFNGTIAEVGANYLLIIADKWDANFDWLYTGKGSMEKPKISEEAASYLPEEKRAWLELFDNTSDVERAYMLNELKRFRKSIQNPYEGLEPASFSKKEEKVKS, translated from the coding sequence ATGTCTGTAACCGAAAGAATCGAACAACTACTACTCGAAAGAGGCGTTCATCGCCGTCAGGTAAAGCGGAAAATATCTAACACTTGCGGAGTCCGTTATGAAACCGTACGTCAGTGGTTTAACGGCACCATTGCTGAAGTGGGCGCGAATTATCTTCTGATTATCGCCGACAAATGGGACGCCAACTTTGATTGGCTCTACACGGGCAAGGGCTCGATGGAAAAGCCTAAGATCAGTGAAGAAGCCGCTTCCTATCTGCCCGAGGAAAAAAGGGCGTGGTTAGAATTGTTCGATAACACATCTGATGTCGAGCGTGCTTACATGCTCAATGAGCTGAAAAGGTTCCGTAAATCTATTCAAAATCCATACGAAGGGTTGGAGCCGGCCTCTTTCTCAAAAAAGGAGGAAAAAGTTAAAAGCTGA
- a CDS encoding reprolysin-like metallopeptidase, protein MNKAAFFVASQLALAIASVSHAQSPDGLWLDVAGKAQSQTESAFHYRGIAADIERLKVYLQDAPLEGALEGLPFYYPKPDGGFLLLEAFYSPVMAPELEAKYPELRTYKVFGVEDEGVSGRIDTTPRGFHGYVNTPEATMVIEPESSFSETESASQYRGFFKEDMPSKEPLQCDTAEHDHSVESGHEYGYLKSLEMPGLAERVSFGDSYKVYRLAMAATGEFSASVSSDSSNPSVAETQAFIVSVVNRLNQIYEKEVAVRFQLVADNDSIIYTDSSTDPYSSSSSMLSENQSNLDSVIGTADYDVGHLLNQVGGGLAYVGVVCSSTHKAQGRTGLGNPDGRFEYFVSDLLAHELGHQFGAGHTFNAVSGDCGGGRRSSSSAWEVGSGSTIMSYSGLCSPQNIQSNADDYFNGGSLEQIHNHLTGSGASCGTQVNTGNAMPTVNAGASYTIPAQTPFMLTATANDADPGDLSGLTYTWEQQDRSDSGGTSDAVEMATDDGKRPLFRSFQGTTSSTRYFPKLDAIISGDLSSSLGETLPTTDRDLNFRVTVRSGDFGVNQDDVKLTVDGDSGPFKVTAPGAGTYTGGQQMDVTWNVANTHLAPVSCSQVDIELSKDGGSTFTTMIKAGASNDGFERVVAPNTDTTNGRIRVKCSDNVFFNVSPANFSLVSVNTSGNISVSAISANQVEGNSGQTALTFQVSRQYAIVDMTVDYSVTGSGANPANASDFGGVLPSGSVSLAAGEFSKTFTINASGDTTFETDETFTLTISNPTSGTISQATASGVIANDDDEPTGDDDSGDSDSGDSDSGDSDSGDSNSGDSNSGDSNSGDSDSGDSDSGDSDSGSGDSGGGGGAVWLMLAALGWLRFKFPRK, encoded by the coding sequence ATGAATAAAGCAGCATTTTTTGTGGCGTCGCAGTTGGCGCTGGCTATCGCCAGTGTCTCCCATGCCCAGTCTCCCGATGGATTGTGGCTGGATGTGGCGGGTAAGGCGCAGTCGCAGACTGAGTCGGCGTTTCACTATCGCGGAATAGCGGCGGATATAGAGCGCCTTAAAGTCTATCTGCAAGACGCCCCCCTCGAGGGCGCGTTAGAAGGATTGCCGTTTTACTACCCCAAACCTGATGGCGGCTTTTTACTGCTGGAGGCGTTTTACTCTCCTGTCATGGCTCCAGAGTTAGAGGCCAAATACCCGGAACTGCGCACCTACAAGGTATTCGGCGTTGAGGACGAAGGCGTCAGTGGGCGAATCGACACAACGCCCCGCGGTTTCCATGGTTATGTGAATACCCCGGAAGCCACTATGGTCATTGAGCCGGAATCCAGCTTTAGCGAGACAGAGAGCGCCAGCCAATATCGCGGCTTTTTCAAAGAGGACATGCCAAGTAAAGAGCCCTTGCAGTGCGATACGGCGGAGCATGACCACTCCGTAGAGAGTGGTCATGAATATGGTTATCTGAAGTCTCTTGAAATGCCTGGGCTGGCGGAACGAGTAAGTTTTGGCGACAGCTATAAAGTATATCGACTGGCGATGGCTGCTACCGGCGAGTTTTCTGCTTCGGTCAGCAGTGATTCAAGTAACCCTTCTGTGGCGGAAACTCAGGCATTTATTGTTTCTGTCGTTAACCGCCTGAATCAGATTTACGAAAAGGAAGTCGCGGTTCGTTTTCAGCTGGTTGCGGATAACGACAGCATTATTTACACAGACTCGTCGACAGACCCTTACTCTAGCTCCTCAAGCATGCTGTCGGAAAATCAGTCCAACCTTGACAGCGTTATAGGAACTGCGGATTACGATGTCGGCCATCTTCTCAATCAAGTGGGCGGCGGTCTGGCCTATGTCGGAGTGGTTTGCAGTAGCACTCATAAGGCGCAAGGGCGGACCGGCCTTGGCAACCCAGATGGCCGCTTTGAGTACTTTGTGTCGGACTTGCTGGCGCATGAGCTGGGGCACCAGTTTGGCGCAGGCCATACATTTAACGCGGTTAGTGGTGATTGTGGCGGCGGACGTCGTTCTTCCAGCAGTGCATGGGAAGTCGGGTCTGGCTCGACGATTATGTCTTACTCGGGATTGTGTTCTCCTCAAAATATACAGAGTAATGCAGACGACTACTTTAACGGTGGTAGTCTGGAACAAATCCACAATCATCTTACAGGTAGTGGGGCTAGTTGCGGAACGCAGGTTAATACCGGGAATGCAATGCCCACTGTGAATGCGGGTGCAAGCTACACGATTCCCGCCCAGACACCTTTCATGCTCACGGCGACAGCAAATGATGCTGACCCAGGCGATTTATCTGGACTAACCTACACTTGGGAGCAGCAGGACAGAAGTGATAGTGGTGGAACCTCGGATGCGGTTGAAATGGCCACTGATGATGGAAAGCGTCCTTTGTTCCGTTCTTTTCAAGGAACAACTTCGTCAACGCGCTATTTCCCCAAATTGGATGCAATTATCTCTGGTGATCTGAGCAGCTCTCTAGGGGAAACCTTGCCTACGACCGACCGTGATCTTAATTTCAGGGTCACGGTCAGGTCGGGCGACTTCGGCGTGAATCAGGATGACGTCAAGTTAACGGTTGATGGCGACTCTGGCCCATTTAAGGTAACGGCTCCAGGCGCAGGGACATATACCGGCGGGCAGCAGATGGATGTGACCTGGAATGTAGCGAATACGCATTTGGCTCCGGTCAGTTGCAGTCAGGTGGATATCGAGCTGTCGAAGGACGGCGGATCTACATTCACGACAATGATCAAAGCCGGCGCCTCCAATGATGGGTTTGAGAGAGTGGTGGCTCCCAACACGGACACCACAAATGGGCGGATTCGGGTGAAGTGCAGCGACAACGTGTTCTTTAACGTTTCCCCTGCCAACTTCTCCTTGGTTTCCGTGAATACCTCGGGGAATATTTCCGTCAGCGCGATCAGTGCGAACCAAGTTGAAGGAAATAGCGGTCAGACAGCCCTTACTTTTCAGGTTTCCCGTCAGTACGCCATTGTCGACATGACAGTGGATTACAGCGTGACGGGATCTGGCGCTAATCCAGCCAACGCGTCGGACTTTGGCGGCGTCTTGCCTTCTGGGTCAGTGAGTTTAGCGGCAGGTGAGTTCAGTAAGACATTTACGATTAATGCCTCTGGCGATACGACATTTGAGACGGATGAGACTTTCACGCTGACAATAAGCAACCCCACCTCTGGAACTATCAGCCAGGCGACGGCTTCAGGCGTTATTGCGAACGATGATGATGAGCCGACTGGTGACGACGACTCAGGTGATAGCGACTCAGGTGATAGCGACTCAGGTGATAGCGACTCAGGTGATAGCAACTCAGGTGATAGCAACTCAGGTGATAGCAACTCAGGTGATAGCGATTCAGGTGATAGCGATTCAGGTGATAGCGACTCAGGTAGTGGTGATTCCGGCGGCGGTGGCGGCGCAGTCTGGTTGATGCTGGCGGCGCTCGGTTGGCTGCGGTTTAAATTTCCACGTAAATAA
- a CDS encoding NAD(P)/FAD-dependent oxidoreductase — protein sequence MATIVILGAGLGGMPMAFELRETLSKDHRIVVVSDKDYFHFVPSNPWVAIGWREPEAIKIPLQSPLSGKGVELVVGAAQKVDPGANCIELHNGDSISYDHLIIATGPRLAFEEIPGLGPDGYTQSICHIDHAIKANQKWREFVDDPGPIVVGAVQGASCFGPAYEFAFIMDRDLRKRRIRDKVPMTFVTSEPYIGHLGLGGVGDSKGMLESQLRQRHIDWVCNAKVESVGENLMTVMEVDGDGENKQRRELPFKYAMMLPAFTGIDALRDVEGLVNPRGFVVIDKHQRNPTYPNVWGIGVAVAIAPRENTPVPTGVPKTGYMIESMATAVAKNIQATLAGADPKAEATWNAVCLADMGDTGIAFVAIPQLPPRNVNWMREGKWVHVAKVAFEKYFLLKIRKGSTEPLFERYILKAFGIERLKAPS from the coding sequence ATGGCGACTATAGTTATTTTAGGCGCGGGCCTGGGTGGAATGCCTATGGCGTTTGAATTAAGGGAAACATTGAGTAAAGACCACCGCATTGTGGTGGTGAGTGATAAAGACTATTTTCATTTCGTGCCGTCCAATCCTTGGGTGGCCATCGGATGGAGGGAGCCGGAAGCCATCAAAATTCCGCTGCAGTCTCCCTTATCCGGCAAAGGCGTAGAATTAGTGGTCGGCGCAGCGCAAAAGGTCGACCCAGGCGCCAACTGCATAGAACTTCATAACGGAGACAGTATCTCCTACGATCATCTCATCATCGCGACTGGTCCCCGTTTGGCGTTTGAAGAGATCCCAGGGCTGGGCCCTGACGGTTATACCCAATCCATCTGTCATATTGATCACGCTATTAAAGCCAATCAGAAGTGGCGCGAGTTTGTTGACGATCCGGGCCCGATTGTCGTGGGTGCGGTGCAGGGGGCTTCCTGTTTTGGGCCCGCATATGAGTTCGCCTTCATTATGGACCGCGACCTGCGTAAACGGCGTATTCGCGATAAAGTGCCTATGACCTTCGTCACGTCAGAACCCTATATTGGTCATCTCGGTTTAGGCGGGGTAGGCGATAGCAAAGGAATGCTGGAGTCGCAATTACGACAAAGACACATAGACTGGGTTTGCAACGCAAAGGTCGAGTCTGTCGGCGAAAACCTCATGACTGTCATGGAAGTGGACGGCGACGGAGAGAATAAACAACGTCGTGAATTGCCCTTCAAATACGCCATGATGCTACCCGCCTTTACCGGCATTGACGCCTTGAGAGATGTGGAAGGTCTGGTGAATCCCCGTGGCTTCGTCGTGATTGATAAACATCAGCGCAACCCAACTTATCCTAATGTATGGGGCATCGGGGTGGCGGTGGCGATTGCGCCAAGGGAAAATACGCCTGTGCCGACTGGCGTTCCCAAAACCGGCTATATGATTGAAAGTATGGCGACGGCGGTGGCGAAAAATATCCAGGCGACGCTCGCAGGCGCTGATCCCAAAGCCGAAGCGACCTGGAATGCGGTGTGTCTGGCGGATATGGGAGACACCGGAATCGCATTTGTGGCGATTCCTCAATTGCCTCCGCGAAATGTCAACTGGATGCGTGAGGGCAAATGGGTGCATGTCGCCAAAGTGGCGTTCGAGAAGTACTTTCTTCTCAAAATACGTAAAGGCTCCACGGAACCTCTCTTTGAACGTTATATCCTGAAAGCTTTCGGCATTGAAAGGTTGAAGGCTCCTTCTTAA
- a CDS encoding glucan 1,4-alpha-maltotetraohydrolase domain-containing protein: MLKVHRPTRISLVIRHAIACAAAAALGVSAVAANAESSGKSGAGVRFHGGDEIILQGFHWNVVRTAERNWYNILQSKAQQISEDGFTAIWMPVPWRDNSSWQASSDTRFGGEGYFWADMDKNSRYGDDGQLKQAASALKNKGVKVIYDIVPNHHDRGHSNDSLNLPSGQGYYRSDCSSCDDGDPFMDGGSDFSTAHPDVYDLFKNELVNLKTNYSAGGFRFDFVRGYAPERISAWMSASLDSGYCVGELWKGPSEYPSWDWRHSASWQEILKDFTDASDCSVFDFALKERMQNGSISDWRYGLNGNPSAQWREVAVTFVDNHDTGYSPGPLGGQHHWALPDWKRKMAYAYILSSPGTPVVYWPHMYDWGMRDFIRNLIQLRKSAGVKAYSGVQFHDGFSGLVGTTSGSNGKLLFAIDSNFSSPNQVAGGAWNLAVNEDNGRIRIWRQ, translated from the coding sequence ATGTTGAAAGTTCATCGTCCAACCCGAATTTCTCTCGTCATCCGACACGCAATCGCCTGTGCGGCCGCCGCTGCGTTAGGTGTTTCCGCAGTCGCCGCGAACGCTGAAAGTTCCGGCAAAAGCGGCGCCGGCGTCCGCTTTCACGGCGGCGACGAGATAATCCTGCAAGGTTTCCACTGGAACGTCGTACGCACAGCGGAGCGCAACTGGTACAACATCCTGCAAAGTAAGGCCCAGCAAATCAGCGAAGACGGCTTCACCGCCATCTGGATGCCTGTACCCTGGCGGGACAACTCTTCCTGGCAAGCGTCCAGCGATACGCGCTTTGGCGGCGAAGGCTACTTTTGGGCCGATATGGATAAAAACAGCCGCTACGGCGACGACGGCCAGCTGAAACAGGCCGCCTCCGCCCTGAAAAATAAAGGCGTAAAAGTCATCTACGACATCGTGCCCAATCATCACGATCGCGGGCACAGCAATGACTCCCTCAATCTGCCCTCCGGACAAGGCTACTATCGCTCCGACTGCAGCTCCTGCGACGATGGCGACCCATTCATGGACGGCGGCTCAGATTTCAGCACCGCCCACCCGGATGTATACGATCTGTTTAAGAATGAACTGGTCAACCTGAAGACCAACTACAGCGCGGGCGGATTCCGTTTCGACTTTGTCCGGGGTTACGCGCCGGAGCGCATCAGCGCCTGGATGAGCGCCTCTCTGGACAGCGGATATTGCGTTGGCGAGCTGTGGAAAGGTCCCAGCGAATATCCGTCCTGGGACTGGCGTCATAGCGCCAGCTGGCAGGAAATACTGAAAGATTTCACAGATGCCTCTGACTGCTCCGTCTTCGACTTCGCCCTGAAAGAACGCATGCAAAACGGCTCCATCTCAGACTGGAGATACGGGCTCAACGGCAACCCCAGCGCCCAATGGCGCGAGGTCGCGGTCACATTCGTCGACAATCATGACACCGGCTACTCTCCCGGCCCTCTGGGCGGTCAGCATCATTGGGCGCTACCGGATTGGAAACGCAAAATGGCTTACGCCTACATTCTCTCCAGCCCCGGCACGCCGGTTGTGTATTGGCCTCACATGTATGACTGGGGAATGCGCGACTTCATCCGCAATCTGATTCAACTACGCAAATCCGCTGGCGTGAAAGCTTACTCCGGCGTGCAATTCCATGACGGATTCAGCGGATTGGTGGGAACCACAAGCGGCAGCAACGGGAAGTTGCTATTCGCCATCGACTCCAACTTCAGTTCGCCAAACCAAGTGGCGGGGGGGGCCTGGAATCTGGCGGTCAATGAGGACAATGGCCGCATTCGCATCTGGCGTCAGTAA
- a CDS encoding Cro/CI family transcriptional regulator, giving the protein MTKAEVLAYFGSVANVAKTLGITTQAVYEWGDSVPEPRQWQLQVLTDGVLKVSSKRSRQGKSSTQILKKNVKFGQKAKSDKTGDADKVTKGI; this is encoded by the coding sequence ATGACGAAAGCGGAAGTACTTGCTTACTTCGGTTCGGTGGCGAACGTCGCCAAAACGTTAGGAATCACCACTCAGGCTGTTTATGAGTGGGGAGACTCGGTGCCTGAGCCACGGCAATGGCAATTGCAGGTTCTGACCGACGGCGTTCTAAAGGTTTCATCGAAGCGAAGTAGACAAGGTAAATCATCCACTCAAATTCTGAAGAAAAATGTAAAGTTTGGACAGAAAGCCAAAAGCGACAAAACCGGCGATGCGGACAAAGTTACCAAGGGAATATAG
- a CDS encoding GrxA family glutaredoxin, with protein MYTVIFGRSGCPYCVRAKQIAEQLKDQRQDFDFRYIDIHEEGISKADLEKTVGKPVLTVPQIFIDKEHIGGCNEFENYVRQNLTH; from the coding sequence ATGTATACGGTGATTTTTGGTCGGTCAGGTTGCCCCTATTGCGTTAGAGCCAAACAAATTGCAGAGCAGTTAAAAGATCAGCGACAAGATTTCGACTTCCGCTACATCGATATTCACGAGGAAGGCATCAGTAAAGCCGATTTGGAGAAAACCGTCGGCAAGCCGGTGCTGACTGTGCCGCAGATATTTATCGACAAAGAACACATTGGCGGCTGCAATGAGTTTGAAAACTACGTTCGCCAAAACCTGACGCACTGA
- the malT gene encoding HTH-type transcriptional regulator MalT — protein sequence MTTSDAPEARPLIPSKFSPPQTGSHVLSRPRLEAALIDAASKPLCIVRAPAGFGKTTLMTHWSRRQPGRIAWINLDELDNDPILFGRYLVATLSRQAPELQGPLSRVEGALSEYDLIWLTGKLCNELSTLDQQLVLVLDDYHHVHNEHIHAALRFLIQHQPPALRLFILTRAEPPLGLANWRVRGMLHEIGTDELGFTLEEAQQFLHEKNGLRVEDPQALQEALQRLKGWAAGLQIIALSAPAKDSLNDYLRRFNGAHTHVLDFLAEEVLSKQPPERQAFLLQTSVLERFNSELAQAVTEHKESFGMLQDLEKGGMFIAPLDEYRTWYSYHPFFAEFLRHQLQLQATSQTIIDLHRRAYEWWLQKAQTAEALTHLLQIGDPMLIAEALSLHGWSLFEQGRLSLIEQCLDVLPETVIANDNRLALLRAWVCLTQADPDSLEEALNQAEQRLPDQQEEAQWRRVSAEISALKAQLYATVEDIEAAHNHARQALAISSSASNAAAIALSVLGETHVCRGELDQARDAFMQAEASARAADSMHGLLWTLGQQADVLRHQGDLVGCHQQQTFILQLAREHHLAQTPVMEFIHRQRADLLIEWLQCHEAAQHCDAGLRIVEHLEPHCAVPLNALKASIALQQGEAGAADTYLRKNTLLMREYRCHSDWRALSASIQLRYWRQQRNLSAIHEWLSAEPPPSPAPSHFQQRRARNLAFALLSLDRSREAAQILLPLTAQSRQFGLRLSEMENQILTTWACLRLGNEKEASDALLRALQLAEPMRAVASLLQAPEWLLDFYAFLLDDSRLSSAERRHLQRVLELSKRQHRPQKKTRNMPEQARALALTPKEWEVLRLIGEGSSNERIAERLYVAPSTVRSHIKHVYQKLGISSRVEARRVSLDLSQGRVAGLGEQG from the coding sequence ATGACAACGAGCGACGCACCTGAAGCAAGACCGCTGATTCCCAGCAAGTTTTCACCGCCGCAAACTGGCTCCCACGTTCTGAGCCGCCCTCGTCTGGAAGCCGCCTTAATTGACGCCGCCAGCAAACCCTTATGCATCGTGCGCGCACCGGCGGGTTTCGGAAAGACGACGTTGATGACCCATTGGAGCCGCCGTCAGCCAGGACGGATCGCCTGGATCAACCTGGATGAATTGGATAACGACCCAATTCTTTTCGGACGCTATCTGGTAGCGACATTGTCCCGCCAGGCGCCAGAGCTTCAGGGGCCGCTGTCTCGCGTTGAAGGCGCGCTGTCTGAATATGATCTTATCTGGCTCACGGGAAAGCTGTGCAATGAATTAAGCACTCTGGATCAACAACTCGTCTTGGTGCTGGACGACTATCACCATGTGCATAACGAACACATCCATGCCGCGCTGCGATTTCTGATTCAGCATCAGCCGCCTGCGCTACGCCTGTTTATCCTGACGCGCGCTGAACCGCCGTTAGGATTAGCGAACTGGCGCGTGCGCGGCATGCTGCACGAGATTGGAACTGACGAGCTGGGTTTTACACTGGAGGAGGCGCAGCAATTTCTTCATGAAAAAAATGGACTGCGCGTCGAAGACCCACAAGCATTGCAGGAGGCGTTGCAGCGCTTGAAAGGCTGGGCCGCGGGCTTGCAGATTATTGCGTTGTCGGCTCCGGCCAAAGATTCACTCAATGACTACCTGAGACGCTTTAACGGCGCCCACACGCATGTTCTGGACTTTCTTGCGGAAGAAGTTCTCAGCAAACAACCACCGGAACGCCAGGCGTTTTTGCTACAAACGAGTGTGTTGGAGCGTTTTAATTCCGAACTGGCGCAAGCGGTGACGGAGCACAAAGAAAGCTTCGGCATGCTTCAGGACCTGGAGAAAGGCGGTATGTTTATCGCCCCATTGGATGAATATCGCACCTGGTACAGCTACCACCCGTTTTTCGCCGAGTTTCTACGTCATCAACTACAGCTCCAGGCGACCTCTCAGACCATCATCGACTTGCATCGAAGGGCATACGAATGGTGGCTGCAAAAAGCCCAGACTGCTGAAGCCCTGACTCACCTATTGCAGATAGGCGATCCGATGCTGATCGCCGAAGCTCTATCACTCCATGGATGGTCGCTTTTTGAGCAAGGTCGACTCAGTCTCATTGAGCAGTGTCTGGATGTTCTTCCCGAAACCGTCATCGCCAACGACAACAGACTCGCACTACTGAGAGCCTGGGTATGTCTGACGCAAGCCGATCCAGACTCATTGGAAGAAGCGCTCAACCAGGCGGAACAACGTTTGCCAGACCAGCAGGAAGAAGCCCAGTGGCGACGGGTCAGCGCAGAAATCAGCGCGCTCAAAGCCCAGTTATACGCCACGGTCGAAGACATTGAGGCGGCGCACAATCATGCGCGGCAGGCGTTGGCGATTAGTTCCAGCGCCTCCAACGCCGCCGCCATCGCCCTGTCTGTACTGGGAGAAACTCACGTATGCAGAGGAGAGCTGGATCAGGCTCGAGACGCTTTTATGCAGGCGGAAGCCTCCGCGCGCGCCGCCGACTCCATGCACGGCTTGCTCTGGACGCTTGGACAACAGGCGGATGTCTTGCGCCACCAAGGGGATCTGGTGGGATGCCATCAACAGCAAACCTTCATCTTGCAACTGGCGCGCGAGCATCACCTTGCGCAAACGCCAGTCATGGAGTTCATTCATCGACAACGGGCCGACCTGCTCATCGAGTGGCTGCAATGCCATGAAGCCGCTCAGCATTGTGACGCCGGACTACGCATCGTCGAGCACCTTGAGCCCCATTGCGCCGTCCCTCTCAACGCATTGAAAGCCAGCATCGCACTGCAACAGGGTGAAGCAGGCGCAGCGGACACTTACTTGCGCAAAAATACGCTATTAATGCGCGAATATCGTTGCCACTCGGACTGGCGCGCCCTGTCCGCATCCATCCAGCTTCGTTATTGGCGACAACAGCGCAATCTATCCGCCATTCATGAGTGGCTGAGCGCTGAGCCCCCACCCAGTCCCGCCCCAAGCCATTTTCAACAACGCCGGGCGCGCAACCTCGCCTTTGCGTTACTCAGCCTGGACAGATCCCGGGAAGCGGCGCAAATACTGCTGCCACTAACCGCTCAGTCTCGTCAATTTGGTCTGCGCCTGAGTGAGATGGAAAACCAGATTCTTACAACCTGGGCCTGTCTGCGTCTGGGGAACGAGAAGGAGGCCAGTGACGCCCTGTTGCGCGCCCTGCAACTGGCGGAACCCATGCGCGCAGTCGCCAGTTTGTTACAAGCGCCGGAGTGGCTACTGGATTTCTATGCTTTTCTGCTGGACGACTCTCGCCTGTCCAGCGCCGAACGCCGTCATTTGCAACGGGTGTTGGAGCTATCCAAACGTCAGCACAGGCCACAGAAGAAAACGCGCAACATGCCGGAACAAGCCAGAGCGCTGGCGCTTACTCCGAAAGAATGGGAAGTGTTGCGCTTAATAGGCGAAGGCAGCAGCAATGAACGCATCGCCGAGCGACTGTATGTGGCGCCAAGCACCGTACGCAGCCACATCAAACATGTGTATCAGAAATTGGGCATATCCAGCCGGGTGGAAGCCCGGCGGGTTTCCCTCGATTTATCGCAGGGCCGGGTCGCCGGCCTTGGCGAACAGGGGTAG
- a CDS encoding OmpA family protein: protein MFRRVTAAFISVLSVASVYADEPDHPLLSRYPGASVSAYMQIDYAPFTIPASKLSGEGEPYEYQKLSLKGDLTQHFYSLENVSTLKVYKNYQAALEKSGFKSVYQCELEQCGSATQAAELGALVSPGDSVYNYYRNPYYMVYEKGAQKGKVNVALFIGGYDDEVAVQQVILEEEPLQSDLVKMDVEYLGAQPPATLMKASDPDTAKEDHPLLPRYPGADLRQRKVVDYERISIPVSALSGDDKPYQFETLDLVGDLSRHYYELENVSTLKLYENYKAALSKGGFATVYSCELQQCGDEYKSSHLGGLISLTESVYNYYRKPYFIVASKDAAKGKVYVALFIGGYEDETAVQQIILESEALEDDLITVDVDSLSRDIDETGKALLYGVFFDTDKAVVKDESKPTLEAIAGLLKKRPELLLYVTGHTDDTGAFQHNIELSSARAKAVVERLIKDYGVAQARLTPYGVGPVAPEADNLSDAGKKRNRRVELIRRLQ from the coding sequence ATGTTTAGAAGGGTTACTGCTGCTTTTATTAGCGTTTTGAGCGTCGCCAGCGTATATGCCGACGAGCCGGATCATCCGTTGCTGAGTCGCTATCCGGGCGCATCTGTAAGCGCCTATATGCAAATCGATTATGCGCCGTTTACGATTCCCGCGAGTAAGCTTAGTGGCGAAGGCGAGCCATACGAATATCAGAAACTAAGCTTGAAAGGCGATTTGACCCAGCATTTCTATAGTCTGGAAAACGTCTCCACACTTAAAGTGTATAAAAATTATCAAGCCGCGCTGGAAAAAAGCGGCTTCAAGTCTGTTTATCAGTGTGAGCTGGAGCAATGCGGATCAGCGACGCAGGCGGCTGAACTAGGCGCACTGGTTTCGCCAGGTGATAGCGTTTACAACTATTACCGCAATCCTTACTACATGGTTTATGAGAAGGGTGCCCAAAAGGGTAAAGTCAACGTAGCTTTGTTCATCGGCGGCTATGATGACGAGGTTGCTGTGCAGCAAGTTATCCTTGAAGAAGAACCGCTACAGAGCGACCTTGTCAAAATGGACGTTGAATATCTCGGGGCGCAGCCGCCTGCGACCCTGATGAAAGCTAGTGACCCGGATACCGCGAAGGAAGATCACCCGCTGTTGCCCCGCTATCCTGGCGCCGATTTGCGGCAACGCAAAGTGGTGGATTATGAGCGCATCAGTATTCCGGTTTCCGCACTAAGCGGCGACGACAAGCCATATCAGTTTGAAACTTTGGATTTGGTTGGCGATCTTTCCAGACACTATTACGAACTGGAAAATGTGTCCACTCTGAAGTTGTACGAAAATTATAAAGCGGCGTTGTCTAAAGGCGGCTTCGCTACTGTTTATTCCTGTGAGCTGCAGCAGTGCGGCGACGAGTACAAGTCCTCTCATCTCGGTGGACTGATTTCACTTACAGAGTCCGTCTACAACTACTACCGTAAGCCGTATTTCATTGTGGCGTCAAAAGACGCAGCAAAAGGCAAGGTGTATGTCGCCTTGTTTATTGGTGGTTATGAGGATGAAACGGCAGTGCAGCAGATCATTCTGGAATCGGAAGCGCTTGAGGACGACCTGATTACAGTGGATGTGGATAGCCTGAGTCGTGATATTGACGAGACAGGAAAAGCGCTTTTATACGGCGTGTTTTTTGATACGGACAAAGCCGTCGTCAAAGACGAATCTAAACCTACTCTGGAGGCTATCGCAGGTTTGCTGAAAAAGCGCCCGGAGTTGTTGCTTTATGTGACAGGTCACACGGATGACACGGGAGCTTTTCAACACAACATTGAGTTGTCTTCGGCGCGCGCCAAAGCGGTTGTTGAACGCCTGATAAAGGACTATGGCGTTGCCCAAGCGCGCTTGACTCCTTACGGTGTTGGTCCGGTAGCGCCGGAAGCAGATAACCTGTCTGATGCAGGGAAAAAACGCAATCGTCGGGTTGAGCTGATCCGGCGACTTCAGTAG